One segment of Kwoniella pini CBS 10737 chromosome 9, complete sequence DNA contains the following:
- a CDS encoding ATP-dependent RNA helicase eIF4A: MSDVKNETEGGLEMNGDLIESNWNQVVDNFDNMDLKGDLLRGVYAYGFERPSAIQQRAIMPIITGRDCIAQAQSGTGKTATFSISILQRIDTTVKKTQALILAPTRELAQQIQKVVIALGDYLNVDCHACVGGTAVREDMAKLAEGPHVVVGTPGRVFDMINRGALKSDAVKMFCLDEADEMLSTGFKDSIYDIFQLLPAETQVVLLSATMPPEVLDVTKKFMRDPIRILVKKDELTLEGIRQFYIAVEKEEWKLDTLCDLYETVTITQAVIFCSTRRKVDWLTQKLHEREFTVSAMHGDMDQSQREVIMKEFRSGSSRVLIATDLLARGIDVQQVSLVINYDLPASKENYIHRIGRGGRFGRKGVAINFVTQDDVKMLREIETYYNTQVDEMPLNVADLI; this comes from the exons ATGTCCGA CGTTAAGAATGAGACCGAAGGTGGTCTTGAAATGAACGGTGATCTCATCGAATCCAACTGGAACCAAGTAGTTGACAA CTTCGACAACATGGACCTCAAGGGTGACCTTCTCCGAGGTGTCTACGCTTACGGTTTCGAGAGACCTTCCGCTATTCAACAAAGAGCTATCATGCCTATCATCACTGGTAGAGATTGTATCGCTCAAGCCCAATCCGGTACCGGTAAAACCGctaccttctccatctcCATTCTCCAAAGA ATCGATACCACCGTCAAGAAGACTCAAGCTCTTATCCTTGCCCCTACTCGAGAACTCGCTCAACAAATCCAAAAAGTTGTCATTGCTCTCGGTGATTACCTCAACGTAGACTGTCACGCTTGTGTCGGTGGTACCGCTGTCCGAGAAGACATGGCCAAACTCGCCGAAGGTCCTCACGTCGTTGTAGGTACCCCAGGTCGAGTATTCGACATGATCAACAGAGGTGCCCTCAAATCCGATGCCGTCAAGATGTTCTGTCTTGATGAAGCCGATGAAATGCTTTCCACCGGATTCAAAGATTCCATCTACGACATTTTCCAACTTCTCCCTGCCGAAACCCAAGTCGTCCTTCTTTCCGCCACCATGCCTCCTGAGGTTCTTGACGTTACCAAGAAATTCATGAGAGATCCCATTAGAATCttggtaaagaaggatgaacTTACCCTCGAAGGTATCAGACAATTCT ACATCGCTGTTGAGAAGGAAGAGTGGAAACTCGATACCCTTTGTGATCTTTACGAGACCGTCACCATTACCCAAGCCGTCATCTTCTGTTCTACCCGAAGAAAGGTAGACTGGCTCACCCAAAAACTTCACGAGCGAGAATTCACCGTCTCTGCCATGCACGGTGATATGGACCAATCTCAACGAGAAGTTATCATGAAAGAATTCCGATCTGGTTCTTCTCGAGTTCTCATTGCTACCGACTTGCTTGCTCGAGGTATCGATGTTCAACAAGTTTCTTTGGTTATCAAC TACGATCTCCCAGCTTCCAAGGAGAACTACATCCACAGAATTGGTAGAGGTGGTCGATTCGGTAGAAAAGGTGTTGCCATCAACTTTGTTACTCAAGATGACGTTAAGATGCTTAGAGAGATTGAGACTTACTATAACACTCAAGTTGATGAGATGCCTCTCAACGTTGCCGATCTTATTTAA